From the Desulfovibrio sp. JC010 genome, one window contains:
- a CDS encoding CBS domain-containing protein translates to MMLLRKRAWDIMNEDFSTIEDSASLAEAVRTLRDSMKETPDNHVVVVKKKNGSLRGVVSIWTMLKAVEEMVLKDEDLNLTEEADWDRAFKRAGTACCSEAVEAYIEEDVAILKPTDPMLVVLEIFRKKKRTWALVQEGGNIIGVVLLSDVYREVTRDLVQQF, encoded by the coding sequence ATGATGCTGCTGAGAAAAAGAGCATGGGATATAATGAATGAAGATTTTTCCACTATTGAAGATTCCGCCAGCCTTGCCGAGGCCGTGCGCACACTTCGCGACAGCATGAAGGAAACCCCGGACAACCACGTGGTAGTGGTAAAAAAGAAAAACGGTTCCCTGCGCGGGGTGGTTTCCATCTGGACCATGCTCAAGGCAGTTGAAGAAATGGTGCTCAAGGACGAAGACCTGAACCTGACCGAAGAAGCGGACTGGGATCGCGCTTTCAAAAGGGCCGGTACCGCCTGCTGCTCCGAAGCGGTTGAAGCTTATATTGAAGAAGATGTGGCCATCCTCAAGCCCACCGATCCCATGCTGGTGGTGCTGGAAATATTCCGCAAAAAGAAAAGAACATGGGCACTGGTACAGGAAGGCGGAAACATCATCGGCGTAGTGCTGCTGAGCGATGTGTACCGCGAAGTAACCCGCGATCTTGTCCAGCAGTTTTAA
- a CDS encoding HD-GYP domain-containing protein, translating into MHAKGRMDVPDGLNEEYYQISPDILQSFNKFRPPLDIFMFKEDVARIAPYYKVGGRLSKDQIEQLAGMVKEGLIFVSRKDHPVYVKHIAYQLDLVLIDRNLKESEIADIFLEALTMRMTEFLDQPVAAVMDKLWADLMVLTEYLWNDPYRIKALAKRLHKEHTLGQHSVNCGVLALNIFIRMKGKNFASGDISRTHFDRLTAGFFLHDLGMSKIPLFIREKPKPLTTDERQKVDKHPMLGYEMLSKLDLKYKEIEACVIEHHERMTGKGYPQKKSGREISQLGRIIAAVDSYCAMTSKRPFAEPIDPLKAAAVISQDKGYDPEVTKNIQAWALTLKKK; encoded by the coding sequence ATGCATGCAAAAGGTAGAATGGATGTTCCCGATGGTTTGAACGAGGAATATTACCAGATCAGTCCTGATATTCTTCAGAGTTTCAACAAGTTCAGGCCGCCTCTTGATATTTTCATGTTCAAGGAAGATGTGGCCCGCATCGCACCTTATTACAAGGTGGGAGGAAGACTGAGCAAGGACCAGATTGAGCAGCTTGCCGGAATGGTCAAGGAAGGTCTGATTTTTGTTTCCCGTAAGGATCATCCGGTATATGTAAAGCATATTGCCTATCAGCTGGATCTGGTGCTTATTGACCGCAATCTTAAGGAAAGCGAAATTGCGGATATTTTTCTGGAAGCTTTGACCATGCGTATGACCGAGTTTCTGGATCAGCCTGTGGCTGCGGTCATGGATAAACTCTGGGCCGACCTGATGGTTCTGACGGAATATCTCTGGAACGACCCCTACCGCATCAAAGCCCTTGCCAAGCGGTTGCACAAAGAGCATACCCTCGGCCAGCACAGCGTCAACTGCGGTGTACTGGCTCTCAATATTTTTATCCGTATGAAAGGCAAGAATTTTGCCAGCGGGGATATCAGCCGTACCCACTTTGACCGGTTGACCGCCGGGTTCTTCCTGCATGATCTGGGTATGAGCAAAATTCCGTTGTTCATCCGCGAGAAACCCAAGCCGTTGACGACAGATGAACGCCAGAAGGTAGATAAGCATCCCATGCTCGGCTATGAAATGCTCAGCAAGCTCGATCTTAAATATAAAGAAATCGAAGCCTGTGTCATTGAGCATCACGAGAGAATGACCGGTAAAGGTTATCCCCAGAAGAAGTCCGGACGTGAGATCAGTCAGTTGGGAAGGATTATTGCTGCAGTGGATTCATATTGCGCCATGACCAGTAAGCGTCCCTTTGCCGAACCCATTGATCCGCTCAAGGCTGCTGCAGTCATCTCGCAGGATAAGGGATATGACCCGGAAGTAACCAAGAATATTCAGGCTTGGGCACTTACTTTGAAGAAGAAATAG
- the mraZ gene encoding division/cell wall cluster transcriptional repressor MraZ, with amino-acid sequence MKFRGHAHRSMDAKGRLMLTPEYRDQVYSDSPKGCVTLTIFEGNIVGFTPPDWAVLEEKLTSIKSPSRKLRNFIRIIISGSEEVYLDKQGRITIPSYLRKSGKLDKDVVLAGVGDRFEIWDKREYESLLEQDFDDVSDELAECGVELPF; translated from the coding sequence ATGAAGTTTAGAGGTCATGCACATCGCAGCATGGATGCCAAAGGCAGACTGATGCTTACACCGGAGTACCGGGATCAGGTTTATTCTGATTCCCCGAAGGGCTGCGTGACCTTGACTATTTTCGAAGGAAACATAGTCGGCTTCACTCCACCGGACTGGGCGGTACTTGAAGAAAAGCTCACCAGCATCAAGAGCCCCAGCCGGAAACTCAGGAATTTCATCCGAATAATCATTTCAGGTTCCGAAGAAGTCTACCTTGATAAACAGGGTAGAATCACCATCCCTTCCTATTTGCGGAAAAGCGGCAAGCTGGACAAGGACGTCGTCCTTGCCGGAGTCGGCGACAGGTTTGAAATCTGGGATAAGCGGGAATACGAATCCCTGCTTGAACAGGATTTCGACGATGTCTCTGATGAACTGGCAGAATGCGGAGTTGAACTCCCGTTCTAG
- the rsmH gene encoding 16S rRNA (cytosine(1402)-N(4))-methyltransferase RsmH, whose product MESKKLKPEQVHTSVLLNEVIEWLAPKPGGRYLDGTLGMAGHSSAILKAAGEGAELAGLDRDEQALELAGERLAPFGEQAHRFHLAFSKFEAALDELGWDTVDGVVLDLGVSSLHLDHAERGFSFIKDGPLDMRMDPAGGMPPASSIVNKGSYSDLNRILKLYGEEPLASKIVKAIIAAREDEKITTTLQLASIVEKAYPAKRRAMSRTHPATKTFQGLRIAVNSELEELQNFLDRIPERLSPGARVAIISFHSLEDRIVKKTFKAQSQSCDCPPMQPMCTCGKVKRMSVLTRKPVLPTEEEMKVNTRSRSAKLRVAERSGEDG is encoded by the coding sequence ATGGAAAGCAAAAAATTAAAGCCTGAACAGGTCCACACTTCCGTTCTGCTGAATGAAGTCATTGAATGGCTGGCCCCCAAACCCGGAGGCCGCTATCTCGATGGAACACTCGGCATGGCCGGGCATTCCAGTGCAATTCTAAAAGCCGCCGGCGAAGGTGCCGAACTGGCCGGGCTGGACCGAGATGAACAGGCCCTTGAACTGGCCGGAGAACGCCTGGCCCCATTCGGGGAGCAGGCCCACAGGTTCCATCTTGCTTTCAGTAAATTCGAAGCGGCCCTTGATGAACTGGGCTGGGACACCGTGGACGGGGTTGTACTCGACCTCGGCGTATCCTCCCTGCATCTGGACCACGCCGAACGCGGATTCAGTTTCATCAAAGACGGACCGCTGGATATGCGCATGGACCCGGCAGGTGGAATGCCTCCGGCTTCTTCTATAGTTAATAAAGGTTCATATTCCGACCTGAACAGGATTTTGAAACTGTACGGTGAAGAACCTCTGGCCTCAAAAATCGTCAAGGCGATCATCGCGGCCCGTGAAGATGAAAAAATCACCACCACCCTGCAGCTGGCCTCCATTGTGGAGAAGGCTTACCCGGCCAAACGCAGGGCCATGTCCCGGACCCATCCGGCGACAAAAACTTTTCAGGGTTTGCGCATTGCCGTGAATTCCGAGCTGGAAGAACTGCAGAACTTCCTTGACCGGATTCCGGAAAGGCTCAGTCCCGGCGCGAGAGTCGCGATAATTTCCTTCCACTCGCTGGAAGACCGCATCGTGAAAAAGACCTTCAAAGCCCAGTCGCAAAGCTGCGACTGCCCGCCCATGCAGCCCATGTGCACCTGCGGGAAGGTCAAGAGGATGAGCGTGCTGACCAGAAAGCCGGTTCTTCCCACCGAGGAGGAAATGAAGGTCAACACCCGCAGCCGCAGCGCCAAACTCCGCGTAGCCGAAAGGTCCGGGGAGGACGGGTAA
- a CDS encoding penicillin-binding transpeptidase domain-containing protein has protein sequence MAKRKKESLKASRTKLLFVMVLFALVWTGLLGRAAWLQLFKGADLSRMVSRQHLAAELERGERGSIYDRNGNLLATSVEASSVYIRPVKVTDVDGTAYKLSKILGISQAKLRKKLSRKSNFIWIKRQINDRIARKIEQAKLPGVYLTTEYVRLYPNNYLAGQLLGFSGIDGKGLEGLEKEFNDRLAGRKAQFVVQRDASGRRLYLDAMGREMDVRGKDIHLTIDSHLQSVTENALAQAVKKYNGKWGSAIVVEVASGDILAVANCPRFNPNIFRTSSPNIWRNRAALDVVEPGSTFKPFLMAAALEHKVVTPEKLFDCENGRWKINGKYIKDTHKEGWLPVHKILRYSSNIGCAKIGLELGVQNYHKFISELGFGHKTGLPIPGDRKGLIRPAAKWNEIDLAAGSFGQGIGVTTMQMAKGFLALANKGVEKPLRLVQYPRSEQDEAPKRIFSADVAEKVLSMMREVVQDDGTGRKARISGTTVAGKTGTAQKAHSKGGYGTEYIASFVALVPGYNPDYIVYMMVDDPKPNHYGGTVVAPAVKKIMTDTLAYYGKLPEHRKPTPVMAAGETYIAMPKKALRATPAKVTASGENVPDLKGMPIRRAIEILVQRGFVPKLKGQGMTVTKQLPAAGDKWPEDKKAEMVLWVS, from the coding sequence ATGGCTAAAAGGAAAAAAGAAAGCCTGAAGGCGAGCAGAACCAAACTGCTCTTCGTCATGGTCCTTTTCGCCCTTGTATGGACAGGGCTCCTCGGCAGGGCAGCATGGCTGCAGCTGTTCAAGGGTGCAGATCTGTCACGCATGGTCTCCCGCCAGCATCTTGCTGCGGAACTGGAACGCGGAGAACGCGGCTCCATCTACGACCGCAACGGCAACCTGCTGGCAACCAGCGTGGAAGCTTCATCTGTGTACATCCGCCCGGTAAAAGTTACCGATGTGGACGGCACGGCTTACAAGTTATCCAAGATCCTCGGCATCTCTCAGGCGAAGCTGAGGAAAAAACTGTCCCGCAAGTCGAACTTCATCTGGATCAAGCGGCAGATTAATGACCGCATTGCCCGGAAGATCGAACAGGCCAAACTGCCCGGCGTATACCTGACCACGGAATATGTCCGGCTCTATCCCAACAACTACCTTGCAGGACAGCTGCTGGGTTTTTCCGGGATCGACGGCAAAGGACTTGAAGGGCTTGAAAAAGAATTTAACGACCGCCTTGCAGGGCGCAAGGCTCAGTTCGTTGTGCAGCGCGACGCTTCAGGCCGCAGGCTCTACCTTGATGCCATGGGCCGGGAAATGGACGTGCGCGGCAAGGACATCCACCTGACCATTGATTCGCACCTGCAGTCGGTAACTGAAAACGCACTGGCCCAGGCGGTAAAGAAATACAACGGCAAGTGGGGGTCCGCCATAGTTGTTGAAGTCGCATCCGGTGATATTCTGGCTGTTGCCAACTGCCCGCGCTTCAACCCCAATATTTTCCGCACCAGTTCCCCCAATATCTGGAGGAACCGTGCGGCTCTCGACGTTGTTGAGCCGGGATCAACCTTCAAGCCCTTCCTCATGGCAGCGGCACTTGAACACAAGGTTGTGACCCCGGAGAAGCTCTTTGACTGCGAAAACGGACGCTGGAAAATCAACGGCAAGTACATCAAGGACACCCATAAGGAAGGGTGGCTCCCGGTGCACAAAATCCTGCGTTATTCCAGCAACATCGGCTGTGCCAAGATCGGCCTTGAGCTGGGCGTGCAGAACTATCACAAGTTCATCAGCGAACTCGGTTTCGGCCACAAGACCGGCCTGCCCATTCCCGGTGACCGCAAAGGGCTGATCCGCCCGGCCGCCAAATGGAATGAAATAGATTTGGCCGCCGGATCATTCGGGCAGGGAATCGGGGTGACCACCATGCAGATGGCCAAAGGTTTTCTGGCCCTTGCCAATAAAGGGGTTGAAAAACCGCTCCGGCTGGTGCAGTACCCCCGTTCCGAGCAGGACGAAGCACCCAAGCGCATTTTCAGTGCCGATGTAGCCGAAAAGGTGCTCTCCATGATGCGTGAGGTGGTGCAGGACGACGGCACCGGACGCAAGGCCCGCATCAGCGGGACCACCGTGGCCGGGAAGACCGGAACCGCCCAGAAAGCGCACAGCAAAGGCGGTTACGGCACAGAATACATTGCCTCGTTTGTGGCACTGGTTCCGGGCTACAACCCGGATTACATCGTCTACATGATGGTCGATGATCCCAAACCGAACCATTACGGCGGTACAGTCGTGGCCCCGGCGGTGAAAAAGATCATGACCGACACCCTTGCCTACTACGGCAAGCTGCCGGAACACCGTAAGCCGACCCCGGTCATGGCTGCGGGAGAGACATACATTGCGATGCCCAAAAAAGCATTGCGGGCCACCCCGGCAAAGGTCACTGCTTCCGGGGAAAATGTGCCTGATTTGAAAGGAATGCCCATCCGCAGGGCAATTGAAATATTGGTCCAGAGAGGATTTGTCCCCAAACTGAAAGGTCAGGGGATGACCGTAACAAAACAGCTTCCTGCCGCAGGCGATAAATGGCCTGAGGACAAGAAAGCGGAAATGGTTCTCTGGGTTTCTTAA
- a CDS encoding UDP-N-acetylmuramoyl-L-alanyl-D-glutamate--2,6-diaminopimelate ligase, with protein MSETVLNKAKWDALLAKVSEGLMVQTDSREVRKGDIFVAISGPLRDGADFVPQALENGAAYIICEKEVETGTAELIPHPSPREALGELAMTYFKTADSRIKLVGITGTNGKTTTTYLIEQLLSSAGMKVGVLGTVSYRWPGYEQEAPLTTPGCWQLHEMLARMIEAGVEVAVMEVSSHALHQNRVCGLSFDAAVITNVTQDHLDYHGDMEEYFKAKCMLFQHYPSALKRGIINFDDPYGRRLLECYSPAIGYGMEPSCATGCKSLCGEMVSCTGDGMRLKMTCDGEEWEIETDLIGKFNGSNLLAAQAIGLHMGLKPEQMDAFKEFDGVPGRLERVRNDQGLNIFVDYAHTPDALDNVLRTLKDLDFSRVITVFGCGGDRDRTKRPLMAEAACRYSDVAVLTSDNPRTEDPIQIIEDVRPGLKGCDHIIEDADRAGAIRKAVAEMTAEDVLLIAGKGHETYQIIGTEKRDFSDSAEVLKAIKEIYG; from the coding sequence ATGTCGGAAACAGTACTGAACAAAGCCAAATGGGACGCACTCCTCGCCAAAGTAAGCGAGGGGCTGATGGTCCAGACAGATTCACGGGAAGTCCGCAAGGGCGATATCTTTGTCGCTATCTCCGGTCCTCTGCGTGACGGTGCTGATTTCGTACCTCAGGCACTGGAAAACGGTGCCGCATACATCATCTGCGAAAAAGAAGTAGAAACCGGAACCGCCGAGCTGATCCCCCACCCCTCCCCCCGTGAAGCTCTGGGCGAACTGGCTATGACCTACTTTAAAACCGCAGACAGCAGGATCAAACTGGTGGGCATTACCGGAACCAACGGCAAGACCACCACCACTTACCTGATCGAACAACTTCTCTCCTCCGCCGGGATGAAAGTGGGCGTGCTCGGTACGGTCAGCTACCGCTGGCCCGGATACGAACAGGAAGCCCCGCTAACCACACCCGGCTGCTGGCAGCTGCATGAAATGCTGGCCAGAATGATTGAGGCCGGAGTTGAAGTGGCGGTCATGGAAGTATCCTCCCACGCCCTGCACCAGAACCGGGTCTGCGGACTCAGCTTCGACGCGGCGGTAATCACCAACGTTACTCAGGATCATCTCGATTACCACGGCGACATGGAAGAATATTTCAAGGCCAAGTGCATGCTCTTCCAGCATTATCCCAGCGCACTCAAACGGGGCATCATCAACTTTGACGATCCCTACGGCAGACGGTTGCTGGAATGTTACTCCCCGGCCATCGGCTACGGCATGGAACCGTCCTGCGCCACGGGCTGCAAATCCCTGTGCGGTGAAATGGTCTCCTGCACCGGAGACGGCATGCGGCTGAAAATGACCTGCGATGGCGAAGAGTGGGAAATCGAAACCGACCTGATCGGTAAATTCAACGGCTCCAACCTGCTGGCTGCACAGGCCATCGGCCTGCACATGGGCCTTAAGCCTGAACAGATGGATGCGTTCAAGGAATTTGACGGTGTCCCCGGCAGGCTTGAACGGGTCCGCAACGATCAGGGACTCAATATTTTCGTGGATTACGCCCACACCCCGGATGCGCTGGATAACGTCCTGCGCACCCTGAAAGATCTTGATTTCAGCAGGGTCATCACCGTGTTCGGCTGCGGCGGAGACCGCGATCGGACCAAGCGTCCGCTCATGGCTGAAGCAGCCTGCCGCTATTCCGATGTGGCAGTGCTGACCTCGGACAACCCGCGCACCGAAGATCCCATACAGATCATCGAAGATGTGCGTCCCGGCCTCAAAGGCTGCGATCATATCATCGAAGATGCGGACCGCGCCGGGGCCATCAGGAAAGCGGTTGCGGAAATGACAGCTGAGGATGTGCTGCTCATCGCGGGCAAAGGCCACGAAACATATCAGATTATCGGAACTGAAAAGCGGGACTTCAGCGACAGTGCAGAAGTACTGAAGGCGATCAAGGAGATATACGGTTGA
- the murF gene encoding UDP-N-acetylmuramoyl-tripeptide--D-alanyl-D-alanine ligase gives MKLTLCELEEQLMGSSDLPNAADIEIAAVRIDSRLVKKGDVFFCIEGDNFDGHNFAQQALDAGAVAVVVSQFMPELAGRPTIMVRDTVQALGRVGAYWRMKSNARMIAVTGSAGKTTVKEMLAHVLSASGSVHKNFMNLNNQLGLPLSMLEATGEETYWVMELGISLPHDMGELGPIAQPDMAIVHNIGPAHLEGLGSLENVAVQKSSLFKYIRPEGKALCCKDHELLWSAANEITAPVPFSSQDENAQYYSTLLHTLPDGSGRFLLKAGDETTEVVLPTCGEHFAENSAAVTCAAHQLGMPLTEIAAQLATVELPKQRFHCHTHGEWTLIDDSYNANPLSMNRAIDTAKRIADERPLVLVLGDMLELGEEAGCAHCDLGEKIASVKPDATFYFGRHYAEVASKTNGSTLVPVNKPDEFLNGIHELGLSNAVVLFKGSRSCRMENYFHALSHEINGESGGNKA, from the coding sequence TTGAAGCTGACTTTATGTGAACTCGAAGAACAGCTCATGGGAAGCAGCGATCTACCCAATGCAGCAGACATCGAAATCGCAGCCGTGCGCATTGACAGCAGGCTGGTAAAAAAAGGCGATGTCTTCTTCTGCATTGAGGGAGATAATTTCGACGGCCACAATTTTGCTCAGCAGGCACTTGATGCCGGAGCGGTTGCGGTTGTTGTTTCCCAGTTCATGCCCGAACTTGCGGGCAGGCCGACAATCATGGTCCGCGACACCGTACAGGCCCTTGGCCGGGTCGGAGCATACTGGCGCATGAAATCCAATGCCCGCATGATCGCCGTGACCGGTTCCGCCGGAAAGACCACGGTCAAAGAAATGCTGGCCCACGTGCTTTCGGCTTCCGGCAGCGTACATAAAAATTTCATGAACCTGAACAACCAGCTCGGTCTGCCCCTTTCCATGCTTGAAGCAACAGGGGAAGAAACATACTGGGTCATGGAGCTTGGCATCAGCCTGCCCCACGACATGGGCGAACTCGGCCCCATTGCCCAGCCAGATATGGCCATCGTCCACAACATCGGTCCCGCACACCTTGAAGGACTCGGTTCGCTGGAAAATGTGGCTGTTCAGAAATCATCACTTTTCAAATATATCCGCCCCGAAGGCAAAGCCCTGTGCTGCAAGGATCATGAACTACTCTGGAGCGCGGCCAATGAAATCACCGCGCCCGTCCCGTTTTCCTCTCAGGATGAAAATGCGCAATACTACAGCACCTTGCTGCACACCCTGCCGGACGGTTCCGGTCGGTTCCTGCTCAAGGCAGGGGATGAAACAACCGAAGTGGTGCTGCCCACCTGCGGTGAGCATTTCGCGGAAAACTCGGCAGCCGTAACCTGCGCCGCCCATCAGTTGGGCATGCCCCTTACTGAAATCGCGGCACAGCTGGCAACCGTTGAACTGCCCAAGCAGCGTTTCCACTGCCACACCCACGGCGAATGGACACTTATCGACGACTCCTACAACGCCAACCCGCTGTCCATGAACCGGGCCATCGACACCGCCAAGCGAATTGCCGATGAAAGGCCGCTGGTGCTGGTGCTGGGCGACATGCTGGAACTCGGCGAAGAAGCCGGATGCGCACATTGCGATCTCGGTGAAAAAATCGCTTCCGTAAAACCGGACGCAACTTTTTATTTCGGCAGACACTACGCAGAGGTGGCTTCCAAAACCAACGGCTCCACCCTTGTCCCGGTGAACAAACCTGATGAGTTTCTGAACGGAATACATGAGCTGGGTCTCAGCAACGCGGTGGTTCTCTTTAAAGGATCGAGATCCTGCCGCATGGAAAACTACTTCCACGCGCTGAGCCATGAAATTAACGGGGAGAGCGGAGGAAACAAAGCATGA
- the mraY gene encoding phospho-N-acetylmuramoyl-pentapeptide-transferase — MIYHFLVPLSAQIGALNVFRYITFRSIYALLTALVITIVLGPMMMRWLQKVKCGQYIQDEVGELHKCKAGTPTMGGLLLGFGVLGSTLLWADLANIYVWLTMLVFTGFGIVGFVDDYTKIRGKQNKGISPKAKLFGQLLVAGTAVGLLIMQPAYSTELAVPFFKNFTPDLGWLYLPFALLVMIGASNGVNLTDGLDGLAIGPSITSATCYAFFIYIAGHIGMSTYLNVPHVPGVGEVTVFCGALVGAGLGFLWYNAYPAQLFMGDVGSLSIGGVLGFIAVLCKQELLLIIVGGVFVFETISVIMQVSYFKVSGGKRIFRMAPLHHHFEHKGVPESKIVIRFWIISILMALMALSTLKIR; from the coding sequence ATGATCTATCATTTTCTAGTCCCCCTGAGCGCACAGATCGGAGCACTTAACGTCTTCCGCTACATCACCTTCCGCTCCATCTACGCCCTGCTTACCGCGCTGGTGATCACCATCGTGCTCGGTCCCATGATGATGCGCTGGCTGCAAAAGGTTAAATGCGGTCAGTACATTCAGGACGAAGTAGGAGAACTGCACAAATGCAAGGCCGGAACCCCGACCATGGGCGGTCTGCTGCTCGGTTTCGGCGTGCTCGGCTCCACCCTGCTCTGGGCGGATCTGGCTAATATCTACGTCTGGCTGACCATGCTGGTCTTTACCGGATTCGGCATTGTGGGTTTTGTGGACGATTACACCAAAATCCGCGGCAAGCAGAACAAGGGAATTTCACCCAAAGCCAAGCTCTTCGGGCAACTGCTGGTGGCCGGGACCGCTGTTGGACTGCTGATCATGCAGCCCGCATATTCCACCGAACTGGCCGTGCCCTTCTTCAAAAATTTCACCCCGGATCTCGGCTGGCTTTACCTGCCTTTCGCCCTGCTGGTCATGATCGGAGCTTCCAACGGGGTTAACCTTACCGACGGACTGGACGGACTGGCTATCGGGCCTTCCATTACCAGTGCCACCTGTTACGCGTTTTTCATCTACATTGCCGGACACATCGGTATGTCCACCTACCTTAATGTCCCGCATGTTCCGGGAGTAGGTGAAGTCACAGTTTTCTGCGGTGCTCTGGTGGGCGCGGGCCTCGGTTTCCTCTGGTATAACGCCTACCCGGCCCAGCTTTTCATGGGTGATGTAGGTTCACTCAGCATCGGCGGCGTGCTCGGTTTCATCGCCGTGCTCTGCAAGCAGGAATTGCTGCTGATCATCGTCGGCGGGGTTTTCGTTTTCGAGACCATCTCCGTGATCATGCAGGTCAGTTATTTCAAAGTCAGCGGCGGCAAGCGCATTTTCCGCATGGCACCGCTGCACCACCATTTTGAACACAAGGGAGTTCCGGAATCCAAGATTGTGATCAGGTTCTGGATCATCTCTATTTTAATGGCCCTTATGGCCCTGAGTACCCTGAAGATCAGGTAA
- the murD gene encoding UDP-N-acetylmuramoyl-L-alanine--D-glutamate ligase yields the protein MDSAFVEQVTSTRMFTGRLAVVAGAGRSGLAAARLLHKLKATVRIVDSNENLNTDILDGLDNTELMTGPFCEEQFAGADVIVASPGIPARKIVPFIGNLPERAIISELELASWFANEPKIAITGTNGKTTTTALMEHILKESGRVPFAGANYGTPLSEFIYEDRKADVLVLEVSSFQLQNCRLFRPQAAILLNIAPNHLNYHEDMDEYLQAKLKIFERQSADELAILPAEMKEQLDPSSFTKAEVKWFDGSTFEEQPNLPGFHNRLNMEAAWLALEKIGLTREEFEAGLKTFIGKPHRVQDIGSVDGVRFIDDSKGTNLDAVRAALNSFEGPVRLLLGGVFKGGDVSELLPAMQGKVAEVGLFGAGREHFEPALKGEFKISWHENLEQAARALFANSQAGDTILLSPATASFDAYSGYEARGEDFKRIMEELS from the coding sequence ATGGACAGCGCATTTGTAGAACAGGTCACCTCGACCCGCATGTTCACCGGCAGGCTGGCAGTTGTCGCCGGAGCCGGAAGATCAGGTCTTGCCGCAGCACGTTTGCTGCACAAGCTCAAGGCTACCGTGCGCATTGTGGATTCCAACGAGAACCTGAATACTGACATCCTTGATGGTCTCGACAACACCGAGCTCATGACCGGGCCGTTCTGCGAAGAACAGTTCGCCGGAGCGGATGTAATCGTCGCCAGCCCCGGAATCCCGGCCCGCAAGATCGTTCCGTTTATCGGTAACTTACCTGAACGGGCCATTATTTCCGAGCTGGAACTGGCTTCATGGTTTGCCAACGAACCAAAGATCGCCATCACCGGAACCAACGGCAAGACGACCACCACCGCGCTCATGGAACACATCCTCAAAGAATCAGGTCGTGTTCCCTTTGCCGGAGCCAACTACGGCACCCCGCTTTCCGAGTTCATTTACGAAGACCGCAAGGCCGATGTACTGGTGCTCGAAGTATCCAGCTTCCAGCTTCAGAACTGCCGTCTCTTTAGACCGCAGGCCGCGATCCTCTTAAACATCGCGCCCAACCACCTCAATTACCACGAGGACATGGACGAGTACCTGCAGGCCAAACTCAAAATTTTCGAACGCCAGAGTGCAGATGAACTGGCTATCCTGCCTGCGGAAATGAAAGAGCAGCTTGATCCGTCCAGCTTCACCAAGGCCGAGGTCAAATGGTTTGACGGTTCCACTTTCGAAGAACAGCCCAACCTGCCCGGATTCCACAACCGCTTGAACATGGAAGCGGCGTGGCTGGCACTGGAAAAAATCGGCCTGACCCGTGAGGAATTCGAAGCCGGGCTGAAGACTTTTATCGGCAAACCGCACCGGGTGCAGGATATCGGTTCCGTGGACGGTGTGCGTTTCATTGATGACTCCAAAGGCACCAATCTCGATGCGGTCCGCGCGGCCCTGAACAGCTTTGAGGGCCCGGTCCGTCTGCTGCTGGGCGGCGTATTCAAAGGCGGAGACGTGAGTGAACTTCTCCCGGCCATGCAGGGTAAAGTCGCCGAGGTGGGACTTTTCGGTGCAGGGCGTGAACACTTTGAGCCTGCTCTGAAAGGTGAATTTAAAATTTCATGGCACGAAAACCTTGAACAGGCTGCGCGTGCTCTTTTTGCTAACTCTCAAGCAGGCGATACCATCCTGCTTTCCCCGGCCACAGCGAGCTTTGACGCATACTCCGGGTACGAGGCTAGAGGCGAAGATTTTAAACGGATCATGGAGGAACTCTCTTGA